AAGTATATTtaataagggatggaccattagaccttgggaggggggtggtcacaatgaaattgtgaaaattttttttttactattgtaaatttctgaaattttttttttccaattgagattagctgtgcaaattttttttttcagagtaaattttcagatttataatttttttttagttcgtcgctgtctgaagataaagagggcaaagatgtggtgccaagcaccacaagcggccaagcaagcggtcacgggggagggggggggtcaggagaggggtgtccccctgctgctgttggagcttttgaaaaatagagattaaaatggtgttatttggtggcacttggggagtatttttgcgggggggggggtgtcaggaggggaggggtgtccccctgctgctgttggagcttttgaaaaatagagattaaaatggtgttatttggtggcacttgggagtattttgcaggggtggtcaggagggggtgtccccctcctgctgttggagcttttgaaaaatagagattaaaatggtgttatttggtggcacttggggagtatttttgcggggggaggtcaggaggggggtgtcccccctcctgctgttggagcttttgaaaaatagagataaaaatggtgttatttggtggcactttgggagcatttttttcggattacacatcttcctctgaaacatggtcttcttgctcctcagtagcttcctatagttttgaaaattgactattttggtttcctggcttccctttctactgcgtggtgaaatgcctacattcaccccaccaaacatcatgcatatctcatgatttacaattgattttgagaagctgagaagctaaaataagctaaataatatagttaaatttgcatatttgtgtttttagagcaattgttgcccttttttcatcaaaacatctatttctctgtagcagcatgtccaaattgattggatgtgtatagatgtgttgaaatttcaacatttgtctttttagggcaatttatgccattcatggtcaaaaaatctgtattctctgaaagggcttgtccaatttctttgaaatttgctacacaaaaatgattattcatgcagatttattcagtatttgctatcgagaaactttcgaagttcaacccttttgtgtttttgtgttgggatttgttggatagatggcattctacgtagtgtattgttgaatgttaaaacatgtgttgctgttgttttttgaggctgttttttgagaaaatgcgttttaaaagcaaaataatacataatgacttgatatgttgttttatcattattgacgtgtttctacttgttcacccattcttgcattcgtcattgcaataaaatgctatgaaaaaaatgaaactgatgtggcctgcatctgtttaccttgatcttaaaaggcaaatgcaactttctgtcttgacaaccataccatagttttgatgttttacctagtgtacctgcttggtttgtatgcaggaaacaagtagaaaacaggctctataatttcataattttcaagtgatcagaatacaaaagtcctgaaaagataagataatcacaacttccagtataagggatacagtcactctaaatgtataaattaaattaaaaatgtgccgggagaatgtattaaaaatacagaaagttgcttactgtcggtaaaatctaaaaaaaatcaaaattttaaagatttttgcagatttttttacgcctttgtcttcttatttattttttttttattttacaaactagtttgaagatttttttttcctaactttctgctctgaaattttttttttctgttttgaccaccccctcccaagatctaatggtccgtccctaagagCTTTAAGGAAACTACATGCAGCTTGCCCTACAATGGGTGGATTTTCGTCGACCTAAAGATGTAAGTCTTTAGTTATCACATACTTGTCCTTGTAATTTTCCAGGAGCGAAACGACTACCAGTGGATTGTTATGACATCCTTACAAAAAAGAAGAACTCTGTAAGTGGAGTGTACACCATTCAACCTGACGACCAAGGAGCACCGTTTAAGGTCTTTTGTGATATGGATACAGATCATGGTGGATGGACGGTACGTAGGAGGGCGCACTCATAAACAAACTGCCAATCAAAACTGACGTATAATgccatcatattcaaaatatgcGGTTAGCAGTGTCGTTATTCTGTGCTGCGGACCATGTGCCTAAAAAACTATCACATATTTCTGAAAGTAGCTGTGACCGAAGAGTTCCTGATTAAAAGATTCATGCATTTACAACTGTCTCATCGAGAAGattttttgttgtcttttaGCAATGTAGAGTGCACCTCAATCTTGTTCGAAataacaaaatgtattgtcattgccAAATTAACGATAGAGTTGTAACatttagggagctttcagtaattacaaggggtgggccgggggaattgggggagggACACTTTTTACAGTATAAGTCTAtctttggggagggtcacttttgagtAACAGAAGAGGATTTTACCATTGACATTTCCTAAATAGGACATTGCCGACaaaatacattgattcttttaaatatatacacattatcgacaagcttcaAAAGCGAAGAAGATTTAGTgttatcctacattaaacaccttcaacagttaaaactgatgaaagacaagagataAAAACATATGAGACAgatggcaaagtgtatatcaattatcaaatgtctataaatgcacagatattgttagttttatgttttatattggcaaaaaattgatcatagaTTCCTCAtaaactaccatgtatagtgagtgaatcaacattttggtgaaattccaaaatccaatgtcttgcacacacatccatttgtaaccaccctagtctaatcaagtacattaatatcaataatcaagcgtacataaatacacagatttacctatttttgtattggaaaaaaatattcatggtttcctcgtagactaccatgtatagtaaatcaacattttcaatgaaatccacAAATCctattttttgtacacacatgcacgttttactttccacttcaagcaaagtacatttacatatattgtcaaacatatataaatgtagcATGTTGtgtggggaaaattgtcaatagtttgcctgatagactcccatgtattatgatttgatatttttgggttaAGCACTATTTCAACCACATCTTCCCGCCTTatagttgcgcaaaatatgGTGAGTCTCCTGCAAATGTATgatccttcaaaaatgcttgcgtgataaattgcaacCCTGCCTTGCAAAACGCCAGCCCTcacccctgtaatttctgtccggtatcttacataacaattaaactaATTGTTaagtaaattaaatgatacttttgcagttattcctggggagaatactgcagtgattGGGGAGAGGgtaaagttttagaatgtcggaaaagggggagggtcacatgtTTGACTCAAGGATAGGacagggtcacattttacagtacaggtgcgCAAGGAATTCTCCTGGCCCACCCCCAtcattactgaaggctcccttagttACAAATTAGTTTCCATGTGTGACTATGCCCCATGCAACAGCGTGAAATACAGTATATTTGACGTTATGTGAACAATTAGGAATGAAAACTTAAAATGAGAGACATCGTCATCACATAAGTTCAAGTAAAACCAGATACTAATACTCTGTCTAACTTTAGCTTTGCAACTTTTTGTAACCAAAGAAATTTCCTAATAATTGACAAACAAGTTCgtgtttcatttgtttaaagTTACTTTGGCCAACTAGCATGCAAACAGCCGAAAGGTTCTAGAACGGGAACAAAGTATTGATCATGCACTTGAAATTACAGTGAGGTGACCGCTGGACCATTCACTTCAGTTAAACAAGCTCGTAATCTTAACAATGCGATGATGGAAATGACTAAAACTCTTTTCTTTCAACTATTAGGTATTTCAAAGAAGACGAGATGGCAGTCTGGATTTCTATCGATATTGGAATGACTATAAGAACGGGTTTGGTTTCCCTGCTGCCGAGTTTTGGCTTGGCAACGACAGACTGTACGCACTGACTAATCAACGACGTTATGAACTTCGAATTGACCTTGAAGACTTTGATAATGAAACCAGATATGCCAAGTACGACAACTTTATCATCGGTGACGAATTCagcaaatataaattaactctGGGCGAGTATTCCGGAACTGCAGGTAGGTACATATATATTGTGCTGTTGTGTGCTTCGGATTTCAGAACTAAAAAAGAGTGAATAATAGTCCCTTGATTACACATTGGCtgtggctcgcgagaatggtgTACGGTTTCTAACTTGTTTGTCATTACACCAGCAATATTGTGGACAGAATCctattttaattatttacagACTTTATACAAAATTCATCTATTTACTAATTTATCTAATACATCTATTTCTATTGTTAGGTTGTTCTTGTACACATTTCGTTCAATTTTGTTATTGTCATAATTCCATACAATCAAATCTTATGTAAAATATAGCCTCCTAAAACTgtatactgtaaaacaacagtctgtaatgtttatttttgtatatttcgaATCTAAAATTTGCCTTCGCTAAGATAAAGGTATGTTGCAATGCCAATAGTTTGAATTGTTAATGCGAGTCTGTATCTTTTCGCCGACAAGTGCCACAGCAGGATCATGTGTGATTAATTTCCTGTAAACGTAAACTATTTCAGAGACGCTACACGCCTTTACTTTGATGAGAAAATAAATACGTCTCATCTCATTTTCATTACAGAAGACGATCTCGAAGTTCACAATGGCAAACCCTTTTCAACGAGGGACCGGGATAATGACAACACGTCTGAAAATTGCGCTGCATTATACACTGGTGCGTGGTGGTATGACACCTGTCATTGGTCCAATCTTAATGGCGAATACCTTGGTGGCGTGACGGAATCTTACGCAAAAGGCGTCGTTTGGTGCCAATAGAAGGGTTATTATTATTCCCTGAAGACCAGCGAGATGAAGATAAGACCAATGTTAAGAAAGTAGAGAGCGAAAGTTGAAGTGAAAAGAAGTTTATTGCCTAATATTAAGAGAAAGTACTGAGTATACTTCGCGTTCTTTGATTCAAGACCAggccactttgaatttgaaataaagcatttaacACATCATCCGCACGAAAATGACTCGTCATTTATTCTTTTCTCCTGGTAACAGTCAAACTTATTCGTTTCAAACCACTTCAAAAGGTCGATCGCATTTTGCCCAAACTTCCTCAGCTAAATCAAAGTTTGAAAGTTCGAAAATCCAAGGACGATATCATGACCCGGACTTCTCCCAAACGTGATCGATTGCTGAAATGTGTTATTGGATGTTTAAATTGTTGGCGGCCTGAGTTTTTGAAAGATTAATGAGTTTAAACAAAGTCTGGTTGGTGATTGATCATCATTCATGTACACAGTTGCTATAGTGTACCTGTGGTTTATATTAGTCCAAGTTCACAAGCGGCAATCGAAATAATCTCGAACCTCACTTTCTGAAGACGAAATCGTTTCCCATtattattatcgacggccccagTGTAAAAGAAAGAACTGTTTTACATGAATTTAACCACACTGGCGAAGATAGACTCGTTTCGTGTCATAGAGTTTGCTGATCAAACTCAGCTGTTTTCGGCAATGTCTATCTTTCCCTTCTCATAATATTCTTCGACTGCGAGGATCAGTGCAACTTGACTCGAAAGTTAATGAGCATCTAGCCGCTTCAGGATTTAGACCACAGGGTAGCCAGCTaggaagaacaaacaaacaaataaacaaacaaataaataaataaacaaaaactatacaaacatacaaagaggcaaacaaatacataaataacaaacaaacatacacacaaacataaacaaacaaacaatatcatgaataaataaacatacaaacagataaacatctattcatatttatattctatctatctatatctatctatctatctatctatctatctatctatctatctatttatctatctatctatctatctctatctatctatctatatatatgtatatatagatagatagatagatagaatataaatatgaatagatgtttatctgtttgtatgtttatttattcatgatattgtttgtttgtttatgtttgtgtgtgtatgtttgtttgttatttatgtatttgtatgcctctttgtttgtttgtatagtttttgtttatttatttatttttttgattatttgtttgtttgttttgttcttcTGGCTACCCTGTGCTTAGACCGGCAAAAGAAGGAGAGGAGGGGGGGACTATAGTAATGTGGATATGTGAAAAGGAAGTCGTGCATTCTTCATAAGTGACTGACGGGATGAGATTCTatgttctcacattcctggccgctgggagtgcgggatcgacagtgtgggaaaaatcgatatcgatcccacactctcagaaactgtcccacactctgcagtaaatataacacgagctctgattggatgataaacagtctg
Above is a window of Ptychodera flava strain L36383 chromosome 19, AS_Pfla_20210202, whole genome shotgun sequence DNA encoding:
- the LOC139118116 gene encoding ficolin-1-like, with protein sequence MDTDHGGWTVFQRRRDGSLDFYRYWNDYKNGFGFPAAEFWLGNDRLYALTNQRRYELRIDLEDFDNETRYAKYDNFIIGDEFSKYKLTLGEYSGTAEDDLEVHNGKPFSTRDRDNDNTSENCAALYTGAWWYDTCHWSNLNGEYLGGVTESYAKGVVWCQ